The nucleotide sequence CGCGCGGCAAGTTCATCGCGTGAGGGCCGCCGGATGAAATGGGCGGACCTCCGGCCCTTGGGCCGGAGGTTTTGCTTTTCCGCGGCTGGTGGCGCGGTGCGCAGGTGGAGTAGGCTCCGCCGGCTTAACCGGAGGCGCTGATGATCTCGCGGCGAAACCTGCTGGCCGGGGCGCTGCTCGCGGCGCCGGCCGGCGCGGCCGACGATTGGGCTGCCGCCACCGAACGCGCGCTGGCCGACCTCGAGCGGCGCTTTGGCGGCCGGCTCGGCGTCGCCATCCTCGACACCGGCAGCGCCCGGCGGGCGAGCCATCGCGGCAGCGAGCGGTTCGCGCTGTGCAGCACCTTCAAGGTGCTGGCGGCGGCGGTGGTGCTGGCGCGGGTCGAGCGCGGCGACGACAGCCTCGACCGCCGCATCCTCTATCGCCGCGACGATCTGGTGCCCTATTCGCCGGTCACCGAACGCCGCCTTGCCGACGGCATGACGCTCGGCGAGCTGTGCGAGGCGACGATGACGCTGAGCGATAATACCGCCGCCAATCTGCTGCTCGACAGCTTCGGTGGGCCGGCGGCGGTGACGGCGATGCTGCGCGGGCTCGGCGATGGCGCGACACGGCTCGACCGTCGCGAGCCGGCGCTCAACGACGTGCCGCCGGGCGAGGAGCGCGATACCACCACGCCGCAGGCGATGGGCGATACCCTGCTGCGGCTGGTGGTCGGCAATGCGCTGGCGCCGGCGTCGCGGCACCGATTGATTGAGTGGCTGGTCAATTGCAAGACCGGCGATCAGCGCTTGCGCGCCGGGGTGCCGGCGGCGTGGCGGGTCGGCGACAAGACCGGCTCGGGGCCGCGCGGCGAGGCCAACGACGTTGCGGTGATGTGGCCGCCGGGGCGGGCGCCGATGGTGGTGACGGCGTATTACGTCAACCCCGCCGGTAGCGCTGATGCGCGCAACGCGGTGCTGGCGGAGGTCGGCCGCTTGGTGGCGGCGGCGTGATTTCATCGGCCCCAGACGCGGCGCCGTTGGCATGAGCGGCTCAGAACAGCTCGACGTTGGCGCTGTCGGCCGCCGTGGCCGGCGCAGCTTTGGCGGGCGCCGCCTCGGCCGGACGGTCGAGCAGGCGTTCGGACAGGCGGTTGCGCACCTCGCTCAAGGTGCAGCTGGCGATCATCTGGTGCGCCCAGGCCGCGGCGGGCGGCACCGCGGCATCCGGGGTCGCCGGCGTGGTCGCGACGATGGCATCGGCCAGGGAGGTCAGCGCGCCGCTGACATTGTCGAGGCGCTGCTTGGCGAGGTCCTGGAACTGCATGTCGACGATGGCGCCCGAGACTTCGCGGGTGATGCGCTCGGAGGCGATCGCGGTCTCCTGCAGCACGGTCGCGAACCGGCCGTTCTGCTCGACCAGGCACTGCATCATGGTGTTGATGCGGGCATTGGCGTCCAGGTTCTCGCGCGAGACGTCGACCTGGGCGATCTCCTGCAGCATGGCGTAGCTGTTGCCGAGACCGTGGGCGATCGAGGCGATCTGGGTGCCGATCACGCCGGCCAGCGCGTTGACCGTCTTGGCGAGCTCGCGCACCTCGTCGGCCACCACCGCGAAGCCGCGACCGGCCTCGCCGGCCCGCGCCGCCTCGATCTTGGCGTTGAGCGCGAGCAGGTTGGTCTGGCGGTTGATGGTGTTGATCTGGCCGACGCTGGCCTCGACCGACTTCAACTCCATGAACACGCCCTCGAGCGAGGACACCATGGCGACGCCGCGGCCGGACATGGTGTCGATCTTGCCGACCAGCCCGGCCAGGGTGTTGCCGAGGTCGGTGGCGATCCGGGGCAGCGGCACCGACTCGCCGCCAAGTTGGACTTCCTGGATCGAGCTGCCCAGCGTCTGCACCGTGGTGGTCTGGGCGCGGGAGGCCGCGACGATATCCTGGAAGCGACGGGACAGATCCTGGACCTTGCCTTCGACGTCGGTCGACGCCAGGCCGATTTCGGCGACCAGGGCCTCCAGCGCGCGCTGCTGCATCGTTGCCAAGTCGCAACGGGGATCGCAACGGGGATCGCCGCGGTGGCGTTGCGGTTCGGACATGGACCTTTCACTCGCCACCGACTGGTGCGTGTAATTTTGGGACATAGTTCGTCAGTACCGGGAAATCGTTTAATTTCCGTGCAGTGCGAAATGACGGTCCGATGACAGTTCTGCCGCTGCGGTTACAATGCGGAGTGTCCGTCTTTCTGGATATCTCACGATGATGTCGCGTGATGGCCTGAGAAGATCCCTCGAATTTTACCAATTACAGCATCGATCGCCTTACGTTTTCCGACGGCAATCAGACACTTCGACGGCGCTGAAGATGCGTGATACGTACTATCACTCAGTTATTGACTAGGTCTTATTTAACATCCTCACGCCATTGTCCCTTGCGTCGCACCACGCTGTGTCGCGGTGGCGGCGCAACGTGGGCGCGGGGAAGTCGATGTCGGTGGTTGACGGTTCGCAGGGAACGCATCGCGTGACCTTCGGCGGCGCGCTGACGGTTCGCCACGCCGACCAGATTCATGAGAGTTTCGTCGACGCGCTTCGCCAGCATCGCCACGTCGTGGTCGATTGCTCGCAGGCCACTCAAGTCGATCTCAGCTTCGTTCAACTGGTGCTGTCGGCCCGCCGCAGCGCCGCGGCGGCCGGCAAGCGCCTGTCGCTGGCGCAGCGCGCCTCCGGCGACCTGCTCGACGTGCTGCAACGCGCCGGCCTGGTCGCCGCCGACGGCAGCGCCCCGATTCCCGGCCAAGAGTTCTGGTTTCAGCAAGGAGGCAACTGATGGCGAAGACCGTCCTCACCGTGGATGACTCCGCGAGCATCCGGCAGATGGTCAAGCTCACCCTTGCGGGGGCCGGCTATCAGGTCGTCGAGGCCGAGGACGGCGAGCAGGGCCTCGCCGCCGCCCGCAAGGGCGGCATCGACATGGTGCTGACCGACCTCAACATGCCGCGCATGAACGGCATCGCCCTGATCCGCGAGCTGCGCCGGCTGCCGTCCTATACCGGCGTGCCGATCGTGCTGCTCACCACCGAGTCCGACGCTGAGCGCAAGCAGGAAGCCAAGGCCGCCGGCGCCACCGGCTGGATCACCAAGCCGTTCCAGCCCGACCAGTTGCTGTCGGTCACCAGAAAGGTGCTGGGCGCGT is from Blastochloris viridis and encodes:
- a CDS encoding STAS domain-containing protein, producing the protein MSVVDGSQGTHRVTFGGALTVRHADQIHESFVDALRQHRHVVVDCSQATQVDLSFVQLVLSARRSAAAAGKRLSLAQRASGDLLDVLQRAGLVAADGSAPIPGQEFWFQQGGN
- the bla gene encoding class A beta-lactamase; this translates as MISRRNLLAGALLAAPAGAADDWAAATERALADLERRFGGRLGVAILDTGSARRASHRGSERFALCSTFKVLAAAVVLARVERGDDSLDRRILYRRDDLVPYSPVTERRLADGMTLGELCEATMTLSDNTAANLLLDSFGGPAAVTAMLRGLGDGATRLDRREPALNDVPPGEERDTTTPQAMGDTLLRLVVGNALAPASRHRLIEWLVNCKTGDQRLRAGVPAAWRVGDKTGSGPRGEANDVAVMWPPGRAPMVVTAYYVNPAGSADARNAVLAEVGRLVAAA
- a CDS encoding methyl-accepting chemotaxis protein, with amino-acid sequence MSEPQRHRGDPRCDPRCDLATMQQRALEALVAEIGLASTDVEGKVQDLSRRFQDIVAASRAQTTTVQTLGSSIQEVQLGGESVPLPRIATDLGNTLAGLVGKIDTMSGRGVAMVSSLEGVFMELKSVEASVGQINTINRQTNLLALNAKIEAARAGEAGRGFAVVADEVRELAKTVNALAGVIGTQIASIAHGLGNSYAMLQEIAQVDVSRENLDANARINTMMQCLVEQNGRFATVLQETAIASERITREVSGAIVDMQFQDLAKQRLDNVSGALTSLADAIVATTPATPDAAVPPAAAWAHQMIASCTLSEVRNRLSERLLDRPAEAAPAKAAPATAADSANVELF
- a CDS encoding response regulator, producing MAKTVLTVDDSASIRQMVKLTLAGAGYQVVEAEDGEQGLAAARKGGIDMVLTDLNMPRMNGIALIRELRRLPSYTGVPIVLLTTESDAERKQEAKAAGATGWITKPFQPDQLLSVTRKVLGA